From a region of the Mucilaginibacter auburnensis genome:
- a CDS encoding dsDNA nuclease domain-containing protein, with protein MPLHHLALFSKDTDANATIKGYEFQKLRTLEIWLESYLAKSDEITYCEYQDDIFSRDTGTWVSNFRQLKLYSSKNFSFKSEEVTKAIYNFFMLFVKGEFKFDDVQFWFETNTGIARNQAGNGADLLKEWHQHQGQLSPELLARCTAQIKETVIAELKNTSADIHTVPNEVWEDFTLRIHWQFDDIDPETALENVIIRIRSLIAKITFPIAQQQPKAAFYCLIYEISKRSMADQAEGRKLDSELLDKLLLTTIDQLETGYAEDWESWHNMDTLAHFRASEFYQVMGAAYYCNQNRHLHHHLGFWQGLLQHYIVLDDTPLHYRRRAISELIWCVSKNFTTGFPLGSLLGLEPHIRLYFGTIAGFQGYESVAEAIHLLVPVFLHVHEKTCELDLKEPLLWQRQIRSLINKHIGSAESPEAICYYNQLAALLIHLDITETLSKDSIKDALPFYRAILNTLDQAQRYNVVALAAQINQWLDRLMKDGTSLDDMEPLQEFADQLIPFVNSRENDESNALRYNETGNRYLETTDRNGVLKALTCFHKAKALYRQDRTRKGYVLALLNIGQLYNVAGCNLAAKYYSMSAAWHCSQHEQLHDLLPDAMGLLYHMDHAQGAWLSSMEAFRLYINARAEFNTKGYDLLDKNLQELAFVISAGPRIAPQTQSVMEQLKRGMGQFYDLYLEHYVIEDDELTSKEIDGVVQAKLDDTPFNDAGKTRTIEWHAGGLSWKISFENTWLMNSVAEEFCAILQVLLLELMLSKHDLHLLEIPLEVELKIRAGGEEPLRAQQNKAKWTVYIPAVLDEDYQAIEQQVPTIVANIAILLQEVSLLPGEELTELITKHFDQENLAGKTLPDFIYQRLYRHLFSRASFEQLSRTAIGTVNSTFTHKTFRPLKWLDTLSAKYDRDGAMEMIRQRYEGFTLNSHLTLKKIKDDPAYPEFIGALRTEGWLDWQILMAIRNFILSKKANALLLGRRFPSEAERVAAYQREGFRLQSLPEEENYIPLVLSDFSGSSLRNQLNNTAKLVLMNFDLDYQVQYPVFEALLRFVRARLRFGEDDIKELSPL; from the coding sequence ATGCCGCTTCATCATCTTGCATTGTTTTCCAAGGATACCGATGCCAATGCCACCATTAAAGGGTACGAGTTCCAAAAATTAAGAACACTCGAAATTTGGCTGGAAAGCTATCTGGCAAAATCAGATGAGATCACGTATTGCGAGTACCAGGATGATATTTTCAGCCGTGATACCGGGACCTGGGTTTCCAACTTCCGGCAGCTTAAATTGTACTCTTCCAAGAACTTTTCCTTTAAGAGTGAAGAAGTAACCAAAGCGATCTATAACTTCTTTATGCTCTTTGTAAAGGGAGAGTTCAAGTTTGATGACGTGCAGTTCTGGTTCGAAACCAATACCGGGATCGCACGTAATCAAGCGGGTAACGGCGCTGACTTGCTGAAAGAATGGCATCAGCATCAGGGACAGTTGTCACCAGAGCTACTAGCGCGCTGTACCGCTCAGATCAAGGAAACAGTGATTGCTGAATTAAAAAACACTTCGGCTGATATTCATACCGTTCCCAATGAGGTTTGGGAAGACTTTACGCTGCGTATCCATTGGCAATTCGACGATATAGATCCTGAAACAGCGCTTGAAAATGTGATCATTAGGATACGAAGCCTTATTGCCAAAATTACTTTCCCTATAGCGCAGCAGCAGCCTAAAGCGGCATTTTACTGCCTTATCTACGAAATATCTAAACGCTCGATGGCTGACCAAGCTGAAGGCCGGAAACTGGACAGCGAGTTATTGGATAAGTTATTGCTGACCACCATCGATCAACTGGAGACCGGCTATGCCGAAGACTGGGAGAGCTGGCACAACATGGATACCTTAGCGCATTTCCGGGCTTCTGAATTTTACCAGGTGATGGGTGCGGCCTATTACTGTAATCAGAACAGGCATTTACACCACCATTTGGGTTTCTGGCAGGGTTTGCTTCAGCATTATATCGTTTTAGATGACACGCCCTTGCATTACCGGCGCAGAGCGATCAGTGAGCTGATCTGGTGCGTCAGTAAAAATTTTACGACGGGTTTTCCTTTAGGCTCCCTGTTGGGTCTCGAACCGCACATCCGGCTTTATTTTGGAACTATTGCCGGGTTCCAAGGGTATGAATCTGTTGCCGAGGCCATCCATTTATTGGTTCCGGTTTTCCTGCACGTGCACGAAAAAACGTGTGAGCTGGACTTAAAGGAGCCGTTGTTATGGCAGCGGCAGATACGGTCGCTGATCAATAAGCATATCGGTTCGGCGGAAAGTCCGGAAGCTATCTGTTACTACAATCAGCTCGCTGCGCTGCTTATCCATTTAGACATAACCGAGACCCTAAGCAAGGATAGCATCAAAGATGCCCTCCCTTTTTACCGGGCCATATTAAATACTCTTGATCAGGCGCAGCGGTACAATGTGGTCGCGCTCGCGGCCCAAATCAATCAATGGCTTGACCGGTTGATGAAAGATGGGACCAGCCTGGATGACATGGAACCCTTGCAGGAGTTCGCTGATCAGCTCATACCCTTTGTCAATTCCCGGGAAAATGATGAATCCAACGCGCTTCGTTATAACGAAACGGGTAATCGTTATCTGGAAACGACGGACCGTAATGGCGTACTGAAAGCACTAACATGCTTTCATAAAGCAAAGGCACTCTACCGGCAGGATAGGACCAGAAAAGGTTATGTGCTCGCCTTGTTAAATATCGGGCAATTATATAACGTGGCTGGTTGTAACCTGGCGGCCAAGTATTATTCGATGTCTGCCGCCTGGCATTGCAGCCAGCATGAACAGCTGCACGATTTGTTGCCTGATGCTATGGGCTTGCTTTATCACATGGACCATGCACAGGGTGCCTGGTTGAGTTCTATGGAAGCGTTCAGGTTATATATCAACGCCAGGGCAGAGTTCAACACGAAAGGGTATGACCTGTTGGATAAAAATTTGCAGGAATTGGCTTTTGTGATTTCTGCCGGACCGCGGATCGCGCCGCAAACGCAGTCAGTTATGGAGCAGCTAAAACGGGGTATGGGCCAATTCTATGATTTGTATTTGGAACACTATGTGATCGAGGACGACGAATTGACAAGCAAAGAGATCGATGGTGTCGTCCAGGCTAAATTGGATGACACGCCTTTTAACGATGCCGGTAAGACCAGGACGATCGAATGGCACGCAGGCGGGCTTTCCTGGAAGATCAGTTTTGAAAACACCTGGCTTATGAATTCGGTCGCTGAGGAGTTTTGTGCCATCCTTCAGGTCTTATTGCTGGAGCTGATGCTTTCAAAACATGATCTTCACCTGCTGGAAATACCGCTCGAAGTGGAATTAAAGATCAGGGCCGGGGGTGAGGAGCCCTTGAGAGCACAGCAAAACAAAGCGAAATGGACCGTTTATATTCCGGCTGTTTTGGACGAGGACTATCAAGCGATCGAACAACAGGTTCCCACGATCGTAGCCAATATTGCCATTTTGTTACAGGAGGTAAGTCTATTACCCGGCGAAGAGTTGACAGAGCTGATCACAAAGCATTTCGACCAGGAAAATCTTGCCGGTAAAACGCTTCCTGACTTTATTTATCAGCGGCTTTACAGGCATCTTTTTTCCCGGGCGTCATTTGAGCAACTGTCCAGAACGGCTATTGGGACCGTCAATTCGACTTTTACACATAAAACGTTTCGCCCGCTAAAGTGGCTTGACACGTTGAGCGCGAAATATGATCGGGATGGCGCGATGGAGATGATCCGACAACGTTATGAAGGGTTCACCTTGAATTCTCATTTGACCCTCAAAAAGATCAAAGATGATCCCGCCTACCCCGAATTCATCGGAGCGCTTAGAACCGAGGGCTGGCTCGACTGGCAAATTCTTATGGCCATACGTAATTTTATTTTAAGTAAAAAAGCGAACGCATTGTTATTGGGCCGACGGTTTCCATCAGAAGCGGAGCGGGTGGCGGCGTACCAGCGGGAAGGTTTTCGCTTGCAGTCGCTACCGGAAGAAGAAAATTACATCCCACTTGTTCTGAGCGATTTCAGCGGTAGCTCTCTTCGCAATCAATTAAACAACACCGCCAAATTAGTTTTGATGAATTTTGATTTGGACTATCAGGTACAATATCCCGTTTTTGAAGCCTTGCTCAGATTTGTCAGGGCCCGGCTCCGTTTCGGAGAAGATGACATCAAAGAACTTAGCCCGTTATAA
- a CDS encoding RteC domain-containing protein — MEVFLNERMNKLLEEIELYREMGIPAAKRLAGILQAVQAVLKDLRGHIAANPFVEEAAEIAFFKIVKPKFVAEQLYAVELYSLETNRPVGDELALKAYYEFELKHIRRFFEQHRFMHQYYLLDGHELDHLYFVRGAAAPVVITAELPSSDPEFSTAADYLYAKFIAYERLQEHLAGLLYPSAGTLPAQKKRLPWPGEKTDLIEFAYALYCWLRFKKSERTIVEIIEWLEESFGITLPRHYRRFAEIKMRKV, encoded by the coding sequence ATGGAAGTATTTTTAAATGAGAGAATGAACAAATTACTGGAAGAGATCGAGTTGTACAGGGAGATGGGCATCCCGGCAGCCAAGCGACTGGCAGGCATCCTGCAAGCCGTGCAGGCTGTCCTGAAGGACCTGCGGGGACATATCGCCGCCAATCCTTTCGTTGAGGAAGCGGCTGAGATCGCGTTCTTCAAGATTGTTAAACCAAAATTCGTTGCGGAACAACTTTACGCGGTAGAATTGTATAGCCTGGAAACGAACCGGCCGGTCGGCGACGAGCTGGCACTCAAAGCCTATTACGAATTCGAACTGAAGCATATCCGGCGCTTCTTCGAACAGCACCGTTTTATGCATCAGTATTATTTACTGGACGGGCACGAGCTCGACCATTTGTATTTTGTGCGCGGCGCGGCAGCGCCGGTGGTCATTACGGCCGAACTGCCCAGCAGTGACCCGGAGTTCTCGACGGCTGCCGATTACCTTTATGCGAAGTTTATCGCTTACGAGCGTCTACAGGAACATTTAGCCGGTTTACTCTATCCCTCCGCGGGGACGCTGCCGGCACAAAAGAAGCGTCTTCCATGGCCGGGTGAAAAAACCGACCTGATCGAATTTGCCTATGCGCTTTACTGCTGGCTGCGTTTCAAAAAGAGCGAGCGTACGATCGTGGAGATCATTGAATGGCTGGAGGAAAGTTTCGGGATCACCTTACCGCGGCATTACCGGCGGTTCGCCGAGATCAAGATGCGGAAGGTGTAG
- a CDS encoding TetR/AcrR family transcriptional regulator, which translates to MKYDKDEKIERLVNTIGKLLLEKGHQAIGINQVALRAGISKPMIYDYFGSLNELVKAYIRKKDYWMPFFEQLQLPDADDSRALEAFFTVTLQEEFLYFFQEPEMQRLILWQISTVSPLMRSISETREREGMKLLALADPYFRESGVSFRAVSALIVGGIYYMVLHGVYNKSTVCGIDVNQSGDRTVILKTIAALVSLAWQKATAGSVDKEILPMNHECEVFAAIAAGLKARGFAGEPEEQPDAALALEAARLINAIETHSLSVKNEAQLFSYINLMLHKLTEIADALYRIADRPSAETGLVLQLMLRIRRSIRHKLNRQLRLPLAFIDRQIPRVNDRWSVIRSKLHELGIDPLLIEITGLPASELNAGSPVPTWHDYLWLKRLLAVLEEPDWDVPGCGTAEESLISRLIRLDFNQQRFQAYCYRMLKQKMQQRPGKTAKLEELHRCKTLVMQDAAMSALRYDRHAEPVVKQLCNWIDAEMTLVKEVEPEEGPDSKANPHKFNYKINAAGIAVWHKLQNDHGLLDEKVDDLSVKIAYNCSSMGQPDLSAPSQRSKFYTTDEKVIRPLVGVMEEMLEDLRGLI; encoded by the coding sequence ATGAAATATGATAAAGACGAGAAAATAGAACGGCTGGTGAACACCATCGGCAAGCTGCTCCTCGAAAAGGGACACCAGGCGATCGGTATCAACCAGGTCGCCTTGCGGGCCGGGATCAGCAAGCCGATGATCTATGATTATTTCGGTTCACTCAATGAGCTGGTCAAGGCCTATATCCGCAAGAAGGATTACTGGATGCCGTTCTTCGAACAACTGCAGCTGCCGGATGCGGATGATAGCAGGGCGCTCGAGGCCTTCTTTACGGTCACGCTTCAGGAAGAATTTTTGTATTTCTTCCAGGAGCCCGAAATGCAGCGATTGATCCTGTGGCAGATCAGTACGGTCAGCCCGCTGATGCGCTCGATCTCCGAGACCCGCGAAAGGGAGGGCATGAAACTGCTGGCTTTGGCAGATCCATACTTCCGGGAATCGGGCGTTAGCTTTCGCGCTGTATCGGCTTTGATCGTTGGCGGTATTTACTATATGGTGCTGCACGGCGTGTACAACAAAAGCACGGTCTGCGGTATCGATGTGAACCAGTCCGGTGACCGGACCGTCATCCTCAAAACGATTGCTGCGCTTGTTTCCCTGGCCTGGCAAAAAGCGACCGCTGGTTCGGTTGATAAGGAGATATTACCTATGAATCATGAATGTGAAGTGTTCGCCGCTATCGCGGCAGGTTTAAAAGCCCGTGGTTTCGCGGGTGAGCCGGAAGAGCAGCCGGATGCTGCCCTGGCACTGGAGGCGGCACGGCTGATCAATGCGATCGAGACCCATTCGCTAAGCGTTAAAAATGAGGCGCAATTGTTCAGTTATATCAATCTCATGCTGCATAAGCTCACCGAGATTGCCGATGCTCTTTACCGCATCGCAGATCGGCCTTCAGCCGAAACAGGCTTAGTCCTGCAACTGATGTTGCGCATCCGTCGGTCGATCCGGCATAAGTTGAACAGGCAGCTGCGGCTGCCGCTGGCCTTTATTGACCGGCAAATTCCGCGGGTCAATGATCGCTGGTCTGTTATCAGGTCGAAGCTCCATGAACTGGGTATCGACCCGCTGCTGATCGAGATCACGGGTCTGCCGGCTAGCGAACTGAACGCTGGCAGCCCGGTGCCTACCTGGCATGATTACCTCTGGCTGAAACGCCTGCTGGCCGTGTTGGAAGAACCCGATTGGGACGTGCCCGGCTGCGGTACGGCCGAAGAGAGCCTGATCTCCCGGCTGATCCGGCTGGATTTTAACCAGCAGCGTTTCCAGGCCTATTGCTACCGGATGCTCAAACAGAAGATGCAGCAACGGCCGGGCAAGACCGCCAAGCTGGAAGAATTGCACCGATGTAAGACGCTGGTGATGCAGGACGCGGCCATGTCTGCCCTGCGCTATGACCGGCACGCCGAACCGGTGGTGAAGCAATTGTGTAACTGGATCGATGCCGAGATGACTCTCGTTAAAGAGGTCGAACCGGAAGAAGGGCCCGATAGTAAAGCCAATCCCCATAAATTCAATTACAAGATCAACGCAGCGGGCATTGCCGTCTGGCACAAACTGCAGAACGACCATGGACTGCTGGATGAAAAGGTCGACGACCTGTCGGTCAAGATCGCTTATAACTGTTCGAGCATGGGCCAGCCGGATTTGTCGGCGCCCAGCCAGCGCAGTAAGTTTTACACCACGGATGAGAAAGTGATCCGTCCGCTGGTGGGGGTGATGGAGGAAATGCTGGAAGATCTGAGGGGCTTGATCTGA
- a CDS encoding aminotransferase class I/II-fold pyridoxal phosphate-dependent enzyme, producing the protein MDINYLTASFKDFENIPDLDIFQRAAEFNRYLDYLQANGRLNYRFVTHSGCLPEVLVEVPGKGVQKMVGLVSNDYLGFTQHPEVKAAAIAAIEQYGTGAGASPAIGGHFLFHEQLEQKMADFFHREAGIVYTTGYTANSATLQCLLKKEDIAILDMGVHASVMEGCQLTNVKRFLHNDLADLERILIASKDSYRTRLVVIDGVYSQDGDLAPLGDIIRLVRQYGAFLMIDDAHGTGVIGKTGRGVIELHGLFQEVDLISGTFSKTFGVVGGYVVGKPELIRYLKFQSRQHLFSVTLPPAAAGILKAIDLLDEEPEWMGRLWKNVHYFTAGLNSLGLDIGTTQSAIVPVRIGDPAKTAAAGQMLLDRGIYANPIIYPAVPRKDARIRMSLMATHTREHLDKVLNAFEDVSKQLQLPKAV; encoded by the coding sequence ATGGATATCAATTACTTAACAGCAAGTTTCAAAGATTTTGAAAATATTCCGGACCTGGATATTTTCCAGCGCGCAGCCGAGTTTAACCGTTACCTCGATTACCTGCAGGCCAATGGCCGGCTTAACTACCGCTTCGTAACGCACTCGGGCTGCCTGCCCGAAGTGCTGGTCGAAGTGCCCGGAAAAGGCGTTCAAAAAATGGTCGGCCTGGTCTCCAACGATTACCTCGGTTTCACCCAGCATCCTGAAGTTAAAGCAGCGGCTATTGCCGCGATCGAACAATATGGTACGGGCGCCGGCGCCTCACCGGCTATCGGCGGGCACTTCCTGTTCCATGAGCAACTGGAACAAAAGATGGCGGACTTTTTCCACCGCGAAGCGGGCATTGTTTATACGACGGGCTATACCGCTAACAGCGCGACCTTACAGTGCCTGCTGAAAAAAGAAGACATCGCTATCCTGGATATGGGTGTCCATGCGAGTGTTATGGAGGGTTGCCAGCTGACCAATGTGAAGCGCTTCCTGCATAATGACCTGGCCGACCTGGAGCGGATACTCATTGCCTCGAAAGATAGCTACCGGACAAGGCTGGTCGTTATCGACGGGGTGTATTCGCAGGATGGGGACCTGGCGCCGCTGGGCGATATTATCCGGCTCGTCCGGCAATATGGCGCCTTTTTGATGATCGATGATGCCCACGGCACGGGGGTGATCGGGAAGACCGGCCGCGGTGTGATCGAACTGCATGGCCTGTTCCAGGAAGTAGACCTGATCTCGGGTACGTTCAGCAAGACCTTTGGCGTGGTTGGCGGCTACGTGGTGGGTAAACCGGAGCTCATCCGCTACCTGAAGTTCCAGTCCCGGCAGCATTTGTTCTCGGTGACATTGCCGCCTGCCGCTGCAGGTATCCTGAAGGCGATCGACCTGCTGGATGAAGAGCCGGAATGGATGGGCCGGCTCTGGAAGAATGTGCACTATTTTACGGCCGGGCTTAATTCGCTTGGGCTGGATATCGGCACCACCCAATCGGCCATTGTCCCGGTCAGGATCGGCGACCCCGCCAAAACGGCCGCCGCCGGGCAAATGCTGCTGGATAGGGGTATTTATGCGAACCCCATCATCTATCCGGCCGTGCCGCGCAAGGATGCCCGTATCAGGATGAGCCTGATGGCGACGCATACCCGGGAGCACCTGGATAAAGTGCTCAACGCTTTCGAGGATGTCAGTAAGCAACTGCAGCTCCCGAAAGCGGTCTGA
- a CDS encoding PLP-dependent cysteine synthase family protein, which yields MFTKLMYLLRDKGMTRTTAEHIWPFIGNSVMVRIFYRYPGERASSVLVKCEQFNLTGSIKDRMALYILQKAKESGQLKAGDTIVEATSGNSGIAFAAIGRALGHPVKILMPDWMSRERIDLIRSYGAEIELVSAQQGGFKGSIGMANRMGYDERVFLPRQFENQYNVEAHEKTTGREIGHQLLLAKLKPAAFVAGVGTGGTIMGVGKYLRTLFPEIALHPLEPAESPTLSTGHKVGSHRIQGVSDEFVPEIVDLQRLNDVVQVNDGDAILTAQLLGKIGLGVGISSGANLAGAIKLRQQLDRQGEVITVFPDSNKKYLSTALMAKEPEQPHYISSGLELLRYEQIKS from the coding sequence ATGTTCACCAAATTGATGTACCTGTTGAGAGATAAAGGGATGACCCGGACCACGGCGGAGCACATCTGGCCCTTTATAGGGAATTCGGTCATGGTCCGCATATTTTACCGTTACCCGGGCGAAAGGGCCAGTTCCGTCCTGGTCAAATGCGAGCAGTTTAACCTGACCGGCAGCATTAAGGACCGGATGGCGCTTTACATTCTGCAAAAGGCGAAAGAGTCGGGGCAGTTGAAAGCCGGCGATACGATCGTTGAAGCGACCTCCGGAAACTCCGGTATTGCCTTTGCCGCGATCGGCAGAGCGCTTGGCCATCCTGTCAAGATCCTGATGCCCGACTGGATGAGCCGGGAACGGATCGACCTGATCCGCAGTTACGGAGCAGAAATTGAGCTGGTGTCCGCTCAGCAGGGCGGCTTCAAAGGCAGCATCGGGATGGCGAACCGAATGGGTTATGATGAGCGGGTTTTCCTGCCCAGGCAATTCGAGAACCAATATAACGTGGAAGCGCATGAGAAGACGACGGGCCGCGAGATCGGCCACCAGCTTTTGCTGGCTAAACTGAAACCCGCAGCTTTTGTGGCCGGCGTTGGGACGGGCGGCACGATTATGGGCGTGGGTAAATACCTGCGGACGCTGTTCCCGGAGATCGCCCTGCACCCGCTGGAGCCGGCCGAAAGCCCGACACTCAGCACCGGTCATAAGGTGGGCAGTCACCGGATACAAGGCGTTTCCGATGAATTCGTACCGGAGATTGTCGACCTGCAACGGTTGAATGATGTGGTACAGGTGAATGATGGAGACGCGATCCTGACCGCGCAGCTCTTGGGTAAGATAGGTCTCGGCGTAGGGATATCCTCCGGTGCAAATCTGGCAGGTGCGATCAAGCTCCGGCAACAGCTGGATCGGCAGGGGGAAGTGATCACCGTATTCCCCGACAGCAATAAAAAATATTTAAGTACGGCGCTGATGGCCAAAGAGCCGGAGCAGCCGCATTATATCAGCAGCGGTTTGGAGCTGCTGCGTTATGAACAGATCAAAAGCTGA
- a CDS encoding NAD-dependent epimerase/dehydratase family protein — protein MRDKILVTGACGQLGTELVMALRERYGWERVIATDVYDANDKLMQKGAYMKLDVLNVRRLSYVFERMGVGQIYHLAAVLSASGEQNPEAAWQINMQGLLNVLEAARAQRVEKIFWPSSIAVFGPESMRAACVQQSALDPTTIYGISKMAGEYWCRWYYNTYGIDIRSIRYPGLISYSAKPGGGTTDYAVDIFHKALEEGHYGCFLRDTTTLPMLYMPDAVRGTIELMEAPRGQLSVHTSYNLAGLHFSPRELATEIRKHIPGLTVSYHPDFRQAIADSWPTGILDLEARRDWGWEPQFDLETMVTDMLAHLKNDVHQIDVPVER, from the coding sequence ATGAGAGATAAGATCCTGGTGACCGGCGCCTGCGGGCAGCTCGGAACTGAACTGGTCATGGCCCTGCGCGAACGTTACGGCTGGGAGCGCGTGATCGCTACCGACGTGTATGATGCGAACGATAAACTCATGCAGAAGGGTGCGTATATGAAGCTCGACGTACTCAATGTCCGCCGGCTCAGCTATGTATTTGAACGCATGGGTGTCGGCCAGATCTACCACCTGGCGGCCGTGCTTTCTGCCAGCGGCGAGCAAAACCCGGAGGCGGCCTGGCAGATCAATATGCAGGGTTTACTCAATGTATTGGAGGCGGCCCGGGCGCAGCGCGTCGAAAAGATCTTCTGGCCCAGCAGCATCGCGGTATTCGGCCCGGAATCGATGCGCGCAGCCTGTGTCCAGCAATCTGCACTTGACCCGACCACGATCTATGGTATCAGTAAAATGGCCGGTGAATACTGGTGCCGCTGGTACTATAATACCTATGGTATAGATATTCGCAGTATTCGCTACCCCGGCCTGATCAGCTACAGCGCCAAGCCCGGCGGCGGTACGACCGATTATGCCGTCGATATTTTTCACAAGGCGCTGGAAGAGGGTCACTACGGGTGCTTCTTGCGGGATACGACCACTTTGCCGATGCTCTATATGCCGGATGCCGTCCGCGGAACGATCGAACTGATGGAGGCACCGCGAGGCCAGCTGAGCGTGCATACCAGCTACAACCTGGCAGGTCTGCACTTTTCGCCCCGGGAGCTGGCGACCGAGATCCGAAAACATATCCCTGGCCTGACGGTCAGCTACCATCCCGATTTTCGGCAGGCGATCGCCGACAGCTGGCCGACCGGTATCCTGGACCTGGAAGCACGCCGTGACTGGGGCTGGGAGCCACAATTTGATCTGGAAACCATGGTCACTGATATGCTGGCCCATTTAAAGAACGATGTTCACCAAATTGATGTACCTGTTGAGAGATAA